CCTGGGGTCTTGTGTACTTCTCCAGACATCACCATTAAGAAAGGTTATGGACCAAATGCAGAACAATTTGCATGACAGAGTTCTAGTATATATGCCCTGGGAAGGCAGTCTGAGGGTGTCAAAGGGTTTTGGCTCAGAGCAGGTTAAAACTAGACATGGAAATAGTCTTTAAATAGTTTGAAAAGCACTCATAAGTGAGTAGACTCTTCCCTTTGTCTGCTATGGAGAAGACAAGAAATAATAGACAGCAAGACACATtcaggttagatattaggaagcaacattcaagaagaaaatcagttaaGCACAGGAATGGGCAGTTTCAGAAGGCAGAAGGTTTTTATGACGATACTTGACAAGAGTGGGTCAGGAATAGGATGGAGACAAGTGCCCTTCTTGGTGCAGAAGGAGGCTCCTTGGGTTccttctgcctttattttccaCGGTCACTCCCAGGCCAGCGTAACGCCCCACACGGGTTGGGATGTTGCTGTTCTCAGCCTCTCTCTTccaaaagagaagcagaaaagtttgAGCTTTGACTGACAATTCCTTCAGCCTCATAAATCCtcttcccctgcctgccctgccaccTGCCTTTTTAACCCGAAGATCATTTCATTGGCAATACGATGCTGCTGGTATGTCAAAGGTATTCCTGGCATTCCCCATCAAGGACATTCCTGGTGTCACCATCAAAGATAGGTGGCTGCCTTTTGCATCACATAGCATACGGACACAGTCATGGTCAACCTGACTTACCTAGAGGCTGCTCAACGTCCCGTCGGGTTTTGGGGGAGTAGAAGAAACCCCGCTCTCCACACACCAGGTAGAGAGCCTCAACCAAGTGGGAGCCACAGAGGTGCTGGTTGGCAGCCGCGTGGCTGATCCCAGGGCCAGAAAGAGCGAGAAGGGCCAGGAGAGGCAGCGACCGGATCCAGAGAGCCATGGTAAGGAGAATGAGGCCTAGGGGTAAGAAGCAGAGCAGACGCAGGGTGGGCTACAAGGGAGAAATAAGTTGTCATCAACCATCTTATGCCCTTTCGCTCCTTTGGACCTCGtaaagagggaaggagagctTTATGCATCAGGCTCAGAAAGTCAGAGTAAATGCTGATTACAACCAGAAGTCCATCTCCATCCACCTGCTCTCATCATTCCTGGCCTCCCTGCTGTCTCCTCCTAAACAGTCAAACTAGACCCCAACACCCATATATGGGGTGGCCTTTCATAACACAGCCTTTGTGGGCATTT
The genomic region above belongs to Cygnus olor isolate bCygOlo1 chromosome 5, bCygOlo1.pri.v2, whole genome shotgun sequence and contains:
- the INS gene encoding insulin — protein: MALWIRSLPLLALLALSGPGISHAAANQHLCGSHLVEALYLVCGERGFFYSPKTRRDVEQPLVSGPLHGEVGELPFQHEEYQKVKRGIVEQCCENPCSLYQLENYCN